In the Bicyclus anynana chromosome 6, ilBicAnyn1.1, whole genome shotgun sequence genome, one interval contains:
- the LOC112047618 gene encoding serine-rich adhesin for platelets isoform X12: MRGVWWSALALLLLAVATDAIRAAQEEGASRINRRHPSSSRSPTSTNKPEDVQSTPRPRASRRGDRHEEILPRDVSRTRQRSKSPETTSSVAPDLSINQSEKSERFDSRRTNVRSRNKPVIKEQNFDATVNRETSVKSRSRQLTRHSTTTTTPTPIPDTSNVNLRSQMKVADSTTVELSKTVQKETTAPGSTSKEFRRRSSIAQEIELVTPTPARARGRINTRTNIRTLDLDVSGTANALTTAPKEPTTARSNDLRNSRKLRYRTRPSETDTNLTGEGIILNEVKSSQTRENVTSQPELKSVASSSTTTEKNIKLSTEKLTTKTTTGRPTKVVKRPLSRGKAKGIVKEAKSKVSDEIGEDDNYPPNFKALIQAKNASTQASSPPSESLSVKASQKVFKTHPTSSQLIITAPDTEKHSRLRNKKKLEDDNEIKSDETTQVETTPLPDQPKVKSAEYRLRGSYTPRNKKSSTFASSTSSSRSFNPVPQSSYKFTRKFKPSSTEVPKTEVSSKSNRSENNSAKKSVARSSFFPRRNITRNFNVSTEAPKPSDPIKNINDKSANIFKAKQTLPRTSYYSRLRSTSSTLSTISNIQEVTEAITVAEKSENTADTPLIFTNSNNPTKSSKDEDRVTNESQKFIITVNSKESSENSTDNEIVSKMEESQSKPIINVISTTQKYHATYKEKNNDVGLEEQGKSTITIPPIRNIQTRKYSRKPYKNVHTTPRSKERNLKKYSDTFSKTTEASSNGIYAEPEKNKNKFSSKYRASYLDKPFYKPTVPSITSSTVEGEESQLGPDMNVISFTKTARPPMSADLRLSENMEKPLQVMNVEASNHSPSVTVSIFDALAEILTSTPKPRISSTTTTPKNQNINNDVKVTLNGVSNNINVNNVEGLKSQDTSTVVINTIANSVQSEQTTPNVFNRVPVADTTTPSQIEDKKIAFVNTPTTLPFPIPFSTTPFTSRRPFAIKVLYADTEPTTDRTTAIVTSTQPSIDRPTTVYNKVSDLLLSNDKLVSSGLTSMLSDNIKNIIQNMDDDSKARLSVDMVKLLDKIIPKLSSRSRSLQDDIDSIPNTTPYSLEDIKDTENVQFDVNDSLNFVNQNNLQNVGSENIVNSTFEQSVAVTSVTTIAVNGFSSLENSDIRFPTSENQPIPTEPTLNDDRMRSSTLSRTFLTSSTSGLEAFIADSSPSLSVNDVTNKPDPVPFLTNFELNDFDSQRTLDNFTLNTNNASSKSLQLEELENIDNIQDPSQLSRLQLWILSKKSRVLKMIEDLIRNHNDEIANASLTELISDSNQNKISLSNRLTEIANTMRPDTTTIISDSNTVTTTTMTTTSSLNSSPISFQNTVSTTAPTSEANLVITTTSVPTTTASSSFIQNETTASQNAAETADAISTTTPMAIAESTTVQSSLKNLNIVETTTDAETMQTTALSIPETTTSEATTEPSVTDSLETTTTTGIETTTNALPNMTNSTDVNKVSNQLNVATSSSIPKKDYVIFGILPNNTVVRKDPNDDALETLTEASPYIIYGVLPNNTVIRKFPNGTRVPRIMQKIDILPISPWSLRNPYSPIHNIPAIVRPRSNLIRVSTNTVTSTDTSNNGTENKLTTDTVNNLQNTTKQIRTEKPDGENGNAVFKFIPIDEVTVPTQESNVLKLASTKMPKVTTSDMQTSTTTFATESNTPTLQKQNYVNSNDFTAMTQNSQAVQTTTINAETSIAAANTVTPTTITTTLAPDTTEIIVASISTTESSLTTSFSWLPITTVVPTLTTPVLTTVMPTTDGSLSTTVQTTASVSQSANQRDAELLQSILEQLDRRPKKINSFGETNQAQDNQLRDNTKLLQAILSGTGNTKSKQIQSTTRSIEDDIRQFEEDTRLLKALLIATGRNPADLNLPTLNNIRTSTTPITTAQPLITTTIPPPTTTSTTTTTSTTTMAPTTTTTTTTMAPTTTTTTTTTTIAPTTTTPTSTTMAPATAPPTTENPFTLNDDLRRLQEDTKLLQALLQATKKQNTGNLPVISGITSNVRIASNPLTTSLGSNPTTPVNVRPIYTTRPLPELTNRLNPGTITVSTLQPQQSSTEEIGISTTFRPFNERATTTIRSVGNLGSTPRRVQPAGFTMTTEIPSTSTFSDEEDLLFLQNLKSVLSSQNGDVDPETALANRVIALAVERSLNDIQGGTTATSTTSRLTTTRPTTTRPTTTRRTTTTQRTTTTPQIPPSLQADIKQFEEDTKLLQALLKATGQDPTKFNIPTLPNTNKVANGRPSDNAIITTTNKPYGAKIAVKDDLRNEQDDAKLLQTLIKLQDAQETTTQKGKIALTGQTSDEALNKLINAQPAGMVPEATKSSISLSTEYGNSNDALLAALLKEQGFGPTTASSLDEQLRLSALLNQVVVTPKTRRTTTPPPPPAPRRPILDGLAWLWQQWRETAPGSGEPRPSRRPASSARPSVTPSEATSSRVNWFGSGPFVGNADERPSSNRIPLEPPSAVTSEQGPGRGQLVSAAINVTRAFSQFLGAAIQGAAQTVQSVIRAGQRAATDAYTNGSG; this comes from the exons gAAGAAGGCGCTTCACGTATCAACAGACGACATCCAAGTTCCAGTAGAAGTCCTACTAGTACAAACAAACCAGAAGATGTACAATCCACACCTAGGCCGAGAGCCTCAAGAAGAGGTGACCGACATGAAGAAATTTTACCGCGTGATGTTTCCCGAACTAGACAAAGAAGTAAGTCGCCTGAAACCACTTCCTCAGTTGCACCAGACTTATCTATCAATCAGTCTGAAAAAAGCGAGCGCTTCGATTCAAGAAGAACAAACGTTCGATCACGCAATAAGCCGGTAATAAAAGAACAAAATTTTGATGCTACAGTTAACAGGGAAACTTCAGTAAAAAGTAGATCACGCCAGCTTACTAGGCATTCTACTACAACAACCACGCCGACTCCTATTCCTGATACTTCGAATGTTAATCTTAGATCTCAAATGAAAGTGGCGGATTCAACCACTGTTGAATTATCCAAAACTGTACAAAAAGAAACAACTGCACCTGGTAGCACTAGTAAAGAGTTTAGAAGAAGAAGTTCAATAGCACAAGAAATCGAATTGGTTACTCCAACACCTGCACGAGCACGAGGTCGTATTAACACACGAACTAACATAAGAACACTCGATTTGGATGTTTCAGGCACCGCAAATGCACTAACAACTGCTCCTAAAGAGCCAACTACAGCAAGGAGTAACGATCTAAGAAATTCTAGGAAATTAAGATACAGGACACGACCATCAGAAACTGACACAAACTTAACAGGGGAAGGAATTATACTAAATGAAGTAAAATCTAGTCAAACTAGGGAAAACGTTACTAGTCAGCCCGAATTAAAGTCGGTTGCTTCATCAAGCACAACAACAGAAAAGAATATCAAGCTAAGTACTGAGAAGTTAACTACAAAAACAACTACTGGGAGGCCAACTAAAGTTGTCAAACGTCCGTTATCCCGGGGAAAAGCAAAAGGAATTGTAAAGGAGGCAAAATCAAAAGTTTCGGATGAAATAGGTGAGGATGATAACTATCCTCCAAACTTTAAAGCATTGATTCAAGCTAAGAATGCATCG acaCAAGCGAGCTCTCCACCCAGCGAGAGTTTGTCAGTGAAAGCATcacaaaaagtatttaaaacccATCCTACTTCTTCACAATTAATTATCACTGCTCCTGACACAGAAAAGCATTCTCGG CtacgcaataaaaaaaaactagaagaCGATAACGAGATTAAAAGTGATGAGACTACTCAAGTTGAAACGACACCACTGCCTGATCAGCCTAAAGTAAAATCTGCAGAATATAGACTACGAGGATCTTACACACCAAGAAATAAAAAGTCTAGCACTTTTGCATCCTCTACCAGTTCTTCTAGAAGTTTTAATCCAGTACCACAGAGTAGTTACAAATTTACCAGAAAGTTTAAGCCTTCGTCTACTGAAGTTCCAAAGACCGAAGTTTCATCTAAAAGTAATCGTTCTGAAAATAACTCGGCTAAGAAATCCGTTGCGCGGTCTTCATTTTTTCCTAGGAGAAATATAACGAGAAATTTTAACGTTAGCACAGAAGCTCCTAAGCCCAGTGACCCcattaaaaacattaatgacAAATCGGCTAATATTTTTAAGGCTAAGCAAACATTGCCCAGAACTTCTTATTATTCTAGATTAAGAAGTACCAGTTCGACGTTGTCAACAATATCGAATATACAAGAAGTAACAGAAGCTATAACAGTAGCAGAGAAATCAGAAAATACTGCAGATACacctttaatttttacaaactcGAATAACCCAACAAAATCTTCTAAAGATGAAGATAGAGTTACCAATGAAAgtcaaaaatttataattactgTTAATAGCAAAGAATCATCAGAAAATAGCACTGATAATGAAATTGTTAGTAAGATGGAGGAAAGTCAAAGTAAACCAATTATAAATGTGATTAGTACTACCCAAAAGTATCACGCAACgtataaagagaaaaacaatGACGTGGGTTTGGAGGAACAAGGAAAAAGCACAATTACAATTCCCCCTATAAGAAATATACAAACGAGAAAATATAGCCGTAAACCGTATAAAAATGTGCACACGACCCCAAGATCCAAAGaacgcaatttaaaaaaatatagcgaTACCTTCTCAAAAACGACTGAGGCTTCATCGAATGGC ATATACGCAGAacctgaaaaaaataaaaacaaatttagcTCTAAATATCGTGCCTCATATCTTGATAAACCGTTTTACAAACCTACCGTACCCTCAATCACATCATCTACT GTAGAGGGCGAAGAATCACAATTAGGGCCAGACATGAACGTAATTTCTTTCACTAAGACTGCAAGGCCACCTATGTCAGCTGACCTTAGACTTTCTGAGAACATGGAAAAACCATTACAAGTCATGAATGTTGAGGCATCGAATCATTCACCTTCAGTTACTGTATCGATTTTCGATGCTCTAGCTGAAATACTTACATCCACACCTAAACCTCGTATTTCCTCTACGACTACAACACCGAAAAATCAAAACATTAATAATGATGTTAAAGTGACTCTCAACGGCGTGAGTaacaatattaatgtaaataatgtcGAAGGCTTAAAAAGTCAAGACACTTCAACAGTTGTTATAAACACCATTGCTAATTCTGTACAAAGTGAACAGACTACACCAAATGTGTTTAACCGTGTGCCGGTTGCGGATACTACTACACCATCACAAATTGAAgataaaaaaattgcttttgtGAATACACCAACGACACTTCCCTTTCCTATTCCTTTTTCCACTACACCTTTCACTTCAAGGAGACCATTCGCTATTAAAGTGCTGTATGCAGATACTGAACCAACTACCGACAGAACGACTGCCATTGTTACTTCAACTCAGCCATCAATTGACCGCCCAACAACGGTATATAACAAAGTGTCTGATCTTCTTTTATCTAATGATAAGTTAGTTTCTTCTGGACTAACAAGCATGCTATCGgacaatatcaaaaatattattcagaATATGGACGATGATAGTAAAGCTAGACTTTCTGTGGATATGGTAAAGTTACTTGATAAAATTATTCCAAAATTATCAAGCAGAAGTAGGAGCTTACAAGATGATATAGACTCTATTCCTAACACGACACCTTACAGTTTGGAGGATATTAAAGATACTGAAAATGTTCAATTTGATGTAAACGATAGTTTAAACTTTGTTAACCAAAATAACCTCCAAAATGTAGGAagtgaaaatattgtaaatagcaCATTTGAACAATCAGTAGCTGTTACAAGCGTAACAACTATTGCTGTAAATGGCTTTTCTTCACTCGAAAATTCGGATATCAGATTTCCTACTTCTGAAAATCAGCCGATTCCGACTGAACCAACACTAAATGATGATAGAATGCGTAGTTCAACTTTATCTAGAACTTTTTTAACCTCCAGTACATCAGGCTTAGAAGCTTTTATTGCTGATAGCAGTCCGAGTTTGAGTGTGAATGATGTTACTAACAAACCTGATCCCGTACCGTTCCTaacaaattttgaattaaatgacTTTGATTCCCAGAGGACCCTAGATAATTTTACACTAAATACAAACAATGCTTCCTCTAAGTCTTTGCAATTAGAAGAATTagaaaatattgataatatacAAGACCCAAGTCAATTATCGCGGCTTCAGTTATGGATATTATCGAAAAAATctcgtgttttaaaaatgatCGAAGACTTAATACGGAACCATAATGATGAAATTGCAAATGCCTCATTGACAGAACTAATAAGTGACtcgaatcaaaataaaatatctctGTCTAATCGTTTGACTGAAATTGCAAATACTATGAGACCAGATACTACAACAATCATTTCTGACAGTAATACTGTTACAACTACAACGATGACTACGACTTCTTCCTTAAACTCATCCCCAATTTCCTTTCAAAATACTGTATCTACAACTGCACCAACATCTGAGGCAAATCTTGTAATAACAACGACGTCAGTTCCAACTACAACTGCTTCATCTAGTTTTATACAAAATGAAACAACAGCTTCACAAAACGCTGCTGAAACAGCTGATGCTATTTCTACTACCACTCCTATGGCTATTGCTGAATCAACTACAGTTCAAAGTAGccttaagaatttaaatatagtaGAAACAACAACAGATGCTGAAACAATGCAAACAACTGCACTGAGTATTCCAGAAACAACTACATCTGAAGCCACAACAGAGCCAAGTGTAACAGACAGTTTAGAAACAACAACCACAACAGGTATAGAAACTACTACAAACGCACTTCCAAATATGACAAACTCAACCGATGTTAATAAAGTAAGCAATCAACTCAACGTCGCAACTTCATCATCTATTCCGAAAAAAGATTATGTCATTTTTGGAATACTACCTAATAATACAGTGGTACGTAAAGATCCTAACGACGATGCACTGGAAACATTAACAGAAGCGAGTCCATATATCATTTACGGCGTACTACCAAATAACACAGTAATACGCAAATTCCCTAATGGAACTAGAGTACCACGAATCATGCAAAAAATTGACATACTACCAATCAGTCCATGGAGTTTAAGAAATCCATACAGCCCCATCCATAACATTCCGGCCATTGTCAGACCGCGGTCTAACCTTATCCGAGTTTCCACTAATACTGTGACTTCCACAGACACCTCAAATAACGGAACGGAAAATAAATTAACCACCGACACTGTAAATAACCTACAAAATACG ACAAAACAAATTCGTACTGAGAAGCCAGATGGCGAAAATGGAAATGCAGTGTTTAAATTTATACCTATAGATGAAGTTACTGTACCTACTCAAGAATCAAATGTATTGAAATTAGCTTCTACAAAAATGCCTAAAGTAACTACATCTGATATGCAAACGAGTACAACAACATTTGCTACTGAATCAAATACACCAACATTGCAAAagcaaaattatgtaaatagtaATGATTTTACGGCAATGACACAAAATTCACAAGCAGTTCAGACCACTACAATAAATGCTGAAACTTCTATTGCTGCTGCAAATACGGTAACACCAACTACTATCACTACAACGTTAGCGCCGGATACAACAGAAATAATAGTAGCTTCAATATCAACAACTGAAAGTTCCCTAACAACATCATTTTCATGGCTACCAATAACAACCGTTGTACCAACACTGACTACACCTGTATTAACCACTGTGATGCCGACAACAGATGGATCACTAAGTACCACGGTACAGACTACAGCAAGTGTTTCACAATCTGCGAATCAAAGAGACGCAGAACTATTACAATCTATACTAGAACAGCTTGATCGCagaccaaaaaaaataaacagcttTGGTGAGACAAATCAAGCTCAAGATAATCAACTAAGAGATAATACAAAACTATTACAAGCCATTTTGTCAGGTACAGGAAATACTAAAAGCAAGCAAATACAGAGTACAACACGATCTATCGAAGATGATATTAGGCAATTCGAAGAGGACACGAGATTATTAAAAGCTCTTTTGATAGCTACGGGTCGTAATCCTGCTGACCTCAATTTGCCAACTTTGAACAATATAAGGACCAGTACAACACCTATTACAACAGCACAACCATTAATCACTACAACAATACCACCACCGACAACAACATCAACAACGACTACCACTTCTACTACTACAATGGCACCAACAACTACGACTACTACTACAACAATGGCtcctacaacaacaacaactactaCTACCACAACAATAGCTCCTACAACAACAACGCCTACTAGCACAACAATGGCTCCTGCAACAGCTCCACCGACAACTGAAAACCCATTTACATTAAACGACGATCTTAGGAGATTACAGGAAGATACAAAACTCTTGCAAGCTTTATTACAAGCTACCAAAAAACAGAATACTGGTAATTTACCAGTAATATCGGGAATCACTTCGAATGTTAGAATAGCATCAAATCCTTTAACTACGTCTTTAGGATCAAATCCAACAACTCCTGTTAATGTCCGTCCTATATATACTACTCGTCCTTTGCCAGAATTGACAAATAGGCTCAATCCTGGAACTATCACCGTTTCTACGTTACAGCCTCAACAGTCAAGTACAGAAGAAATTGGAATATCTACCACATTTCGACCCTTTAACGAAAGAGCGACTACAACTATACGTAGTGTAGGTAACTTAGGCAGTACTCCACGACGCGTCCAGCCGGCAGGATTTACTATGACTACTGAGATACCAAGTACGTCTACGTTTTCCGATGAAGAAGATTTGCTTTTCTTACAAAATTTG AAATCTGTGTTAAGCTCACAAAACGGCGACGTAGACCCAGAAACAGCGCTCGCTAATAGAGTCATTGCGCTTGCTGTCGAAAGAAGTTTAAATGATATACAGGGTGGAACAACAGCTACTTCTACAACTAGCAGACTGACTACGACTAGACCAACAACTACGAGACCTACAACAACGAGAAGAACGACAACTACCCAACGAACGACTACGACTCCACAAATACCGCCTTCATTACAAGCGGATATCAAACAATTCGAAGAGGACACTAAACTATTGCAGGCATTATTGAAGGCAACCGGACAGGATCCAACCAAATTTAATATACCGACCCTTCCAAATACTAAT AAGGTGGCAAATGGAAGACCTTCAGATAATGCAATTATCACGACAACCAATAAGCCGTATGGGGCGAAAATAGCTGTTAAGGATGATCTCAGGAATGAACAAGATGATGCTAAGTTACTACAGACATTGATTAAACTCCAAGACGCGCAAGAAACTACTACACAAAAAGGAAAAATTGCTCTCACTG gtcAAACAAGCGATGAagcgttaaataaattaataaatgctCAACCCGCTGGAATGGTGCCCGAAGCAACAAAATCATCAATTTCGTTGAGTACTGAGTACGGAAATAGCAATGATGCTCTGCTGGCGGCACTGTTGAAAGAGCAAGGATTTGGACCAACAACGGCAAGTTCTTTGGATGAACAACTTCGACTCTCT GCTTTACTCAACCAAGTGGTAGTTACGCCGAAGACTAGGCGAACGACGACACCACCGCCACCACCAGCACCGAGGCGGCCAATATTAGATGGCCTCGCGTGGCTATGGCAGCAATGGAGAGAGACAGCTCCTGGATCTGGAGAGCCAAGACCTAGCAGAAGGCCAGCATCTTCAGCCAGACCTTCAGTGACACCTTCCGAAGCGACAAGCTCTAGAGTCAACTGGTTTGGCTCTGGGCCTTTCGTTGGCAATGCCGACGAAAGGCCGTCGTCAAATAGA ATACCTTTGGAGCCTCCTAGTGCAGTGACTTCGGAACAGGGACCCGGTAGAGGTCAACTCGTGTCGGCAGCTATTAATGTGACGAGAGCTTTCTCACAGTTCCTAGGAGCTGCTATACAG